The genomic DNA TTGGAACAACTCTAATTTATGCAAAAAATAATAAGGGATATCAAGAAATAAGTCATATAAGTTCGTATATTAATGAAAATGAAAAACTTGACTTAGAAAAATTAGAGAATTTCTTTTGAAATAAAATTTCTAATGATGTAATTGTTATAGCAATTTTTTCAATTGAAAATGTTGATAATTATCTTGATAAATTTAATAAAATATTAAATAGTGATAATTTTTTTATTGGAATAGATAAACAAAATTATAATTATTTTTCAAAAAAAAATAATACAGTTTTTGCAAATCCAATTAACTTTTTAAATGAAAATGAATTTTCAGTTTATAAGACATTGCAAGCTATCTCTGAAGGAAAATTAATTTCAGAATTGGAAAATATAGATAGGAATTTTTATTTCTCAAAAGATTTAATAGCGAATTATATAAACATAGAAACTCATCAAAATAATTTAATAAAAATTTGTTCACAAATTGATTTTGATAATATTTTTATTTTTGAAAAGCATTTTTTGAAGTATCCAAATAGTAAAAAAATGCCATCAAAAAACTATTTACAAATTATTTGTGAAGAGTATTTAGAAGAGTATTTAGAGTTTAAAAAAGATTTAAATAAAAATTTATATCAAGAAAGATTAAAATATGAATTGGATATTATAAATAAGATGGGCTTTGAAGATTACTTTTTAATTGTTCATGATATGATTTGTGAAGCAATAAGATTGGAAATATTATACGGTCCAGGAAGGGGATCTGCTGCAGGAAGCTTAGTTTCATTTCTTTTAAAAATTACAAAGTTAGACCCTATAGAATGAGGATTGCTTTTTGAAAGATTTTTAAATATTGAAAGAGTTACACTTCCTGATATAGATTTAGATTTCCAAGATGATAGAAGAGAAGAAATTCTAGAGTATCTATTTAATAAATATGGAAAAGATAATTTTGCAACAATAACTACATTTCAAACTATAGGCATTAAAAATGCTTTAAGAGATTGTGGAAGAGTTTTTGACATACCTATTAATGATATAAACCACATGAGTAAACAAATAAATGAAAAAAATGTTAAAGATTTAAGTTTAGCTTTAAAGGACAGTGAGATTTTAAAGAAGTACAAAGATAAGTATCCGCAAATTTTTGAAATTAGTGAGAAAATTATAGGTTTACCAAGACAAACAGGTACACATGCTGCTGGAGTAGTTTTTTCTGATACAGAGTTATATAAAGTTGTTCCAACAAAGATAGGTATTAATGGTATTTCTCAAACACAATTCTCTATGAATTATTTAGAAGAGATTGGTTTAATTAAAACTGATATTTTAGGATTAAGAAATTTATCAATTATACAAGAAATAGTTAAAAATATTAAAATGATTGATAAAGTAAATATTAAATTAGAAGATATTCCTCTAGATGATAAAAATACTTTTAACTTACTAAGAGCTGGAGATACTAGTGGAATATTTCAATTGGAATCTGCTGGAATGACTGATGTGTTGGTAAAAATGAAAGTTGATTCAATAGAGGACATAGCATTAACAAGTGCCTTATATAGACCAGGTCCCCAAGATAATATTCCATTATTTATTGAAAGAAAAAATAATGGATTTACAAACTCATTAATGGATAAAAATATTGAAGATATTTTACAATCAACTTTTGGAATAATAGTATATCAAGAACAAATTATGCAAATGCTACAGAGAGTTGCAAAAATGAGTTTGAGTAAGGCTGATATTGTAAGAAGAGCAATTGGTAAAAAAGACAAAAATTTAATGAAGGATTTCCAAGAGGAGTTCATTAATGAATCCATAAAAAATGGTTATGCAAAAAATAAGGCAGATGAGATTTGAAATTATATTGAAAAATTTGCCCTATATGGTTTTAATAAATCTCATGCAATTGCCTATTCGTTAATAAGTTATTGAATGGCATATTTAAAAGCAAATTATAAAGCATCCTTCTATTGCTCATTATTAAATGGATCTATTAGAAATGAGATAAAAACCGCTCAGTATCTAAATGAAGTAAAAAAAGCAGGGTTTAATGTAAATCCTCCAACAATAAAAAATCCTAATAGTATTTATGTATTTCATAATAATATGATTAATATTCCTATGAATATAATTAAATATATTGGGCCTGAGTTTTTAAAAAATATAAAAAAACTATTTAAAACTAAAAAGGAAGTCTTTGAAAATATTCTTTTATTTATTGGTAATATGAAAGATAATGGTCTAACTGAACAAAGATATATTGCTCTTGTTTATTCTGGAGCTTTTGATTGTTTTGGTTTTGCTAGAAAAGACTTAATTTTAAGAAGAGAGCAAATTTTTAATTTAAGTGAAACAGCAACTTTATTAAATGATCCAAATATTTCATTAGATTTGAAAAAAAGAAAAGATAAACCAGAAGAAATAGTAAGCTTTGAAAAGGAATATCTTGGTTTCTTTGTATCTTCACATCCTTTATCATTAATTCGACAAAAAATTATTAATAATAATAAATTAAGAACTTTAAATAGTTTAAAAGATGGTGGTATTGTTTGTGATGTTCTTATAAACATTGAAAACATTGTCACAAAAAATGATAAAAATGGTAATGAAATGGGTTTTATTGATATTACAGATGAAACAGATTCAATGATTGTTACAGTATTTGCTTCAGTGTTTGAAAGTTTAAAAACCAAATTAAATTTAGGAAAAAATTTAATTGTTAAAATTAAAACACAAAGTTTTAATAATAAAATAAATGCAGTACTACTTGAGGTAGTTAAAGAGTTATAATAAAAAGAGTGATAAGTTTCTTTGTGTTATATAGAATTAATGGTGATAAATATGAGAAATAAATTTTTACTTGTTGATGGTAATGCTTTAATTTTTAGAGCATTTTATAGTTCTTATGGAAGAGCCACATTAACAACAAAAAGTGGTATACCAACAAATGCAGTATATTCATTTATTAATATGCTTATGAATATTATTGAAAAAAATGATTATTTTTGTGTTAAGGTTGCATTTGACAAAGGAAAAAAAACTTTTAGACATGATAAACTAAAAGATTATAAGGCAGGAAGAGTTAAGACTCCCTCTGAATTAGTTTTACAGTTTCCTATTGTAAGAGAATTTTTAACAAATGCCAATATTGAATGATTTGAAGTAGATAATTTTGAAGCAGATGATATTATTGGATCAATTTCAAAAACCCTTGAAAGTAATATTGATGCAGAAACTCATATTTTAACAAGTGACCAAGATATGTATCAATTGATATCAGATAAGACTTTTGTCTTATCACCTCAAATTGGAACTAGTGAACTTGTAGTTTATAATAGAGAAAAACTTTTTGAAAAATGAGGAGTAACTCCAGAACAAGTAATAGACTATAAAGGTCTTAGAGGAGACTCATCAGATA from Spiroplasma endosymbiont of Cantharis nigra includes the following:
- the dnaE gene encoding DNA polymerase III subunit alpha, encoding MEYLNLLNIHSCYNFLNSTIKIEDYLSFLKANNLNYGFYADKKTMYGAAEFYEKAKHVGINPILGLSIDLSFGTTLIYAKNNKGYQEISHISSYINENEKLDLEKLENFFWNKISNDVIVIAIFSIENVDNYLDKFNKILNSDNFFIGIDKQNYNYFSKKNNTVFANPINFLNENEFSVYKTLQAISEGKLISELENIDRNFYFSKDLIANYINIETHQNNLIKICSQIDFDNIFIFEKHFLKYPNSKKMPSKNYLQIICEEYLEEYLEFKKDLNKNLYQERLKYELDIINKMGFEDYFLIVHDMICEAIRLEILYGPGRGSAAGSLVSFLLKITKLDPIEWGLLFERFLNIERVTLPDIDLDFQDDRREEILEYLFNKYGKDNFATITTFQTIGIKNALRDCGRVFDIPINDINHMSKQINEKNVKDLSLALKDSEILKKYKDKYPQIFEISEKIIGLPRQTGTHAAGVVFSDTELYKVVPTKIGINGISQTQFSMNYLEEIGLIKTDILGLRNLSIIQEIVKNIKMIDKVNIKLEDIPLDDKNTFNLLRAGDTSGIFQLESAGMTDVLVKMKVDSIEDIALTSALYRPGPQDNIPLFIERKNNGFTNSLMDKNIEDILQSTFGIIVYQEQIMQMLQRVAKMSLSKADIVRRAIGKKDKNLMKDFQEEFINESIKNGYAKNKADEIWNYIEKFALYGFNKSHAIAYSLISYWMAYLKANYKASFYCSLLNGSIRNEIKTAQYLNEVKKAGFNVNPPTIKNPNSIYVFHNNMINIPMNIIKYIGPEFLKNIKKLFKTKKEVFENILLFIGNMKDNGLTEQRYIALVYSGAFDCFGFARKDLILRREQIFNLSETATLLNDPNISLDLKKRKDKPEEIVSFEKEYLGFFVSSHPLSLIRQKIINNNKLRTLNSLKDGGIVCDVLINIENIVTKNDKNGNEMGFIDITDETDSMIVTVFASVFESLKTKLNLGKNLIVKIKTQSFNNKINAVLLEVVKEL